A window from Culex pipiens pallens isolate TS chromosome 3, TS_CPP_V2, whole genome shotgun sequence encodes these proteins:
- the LOC120426198 gene encoding hexamerin-1.1-like, giving the protein MRWTIAAVALCLVAVASAGFIPTGQRAVGDIKYADKDFLMKQKFFFEVLRNIQLPLMFEEYLPYTKTWIADESKYINYNEVVEFFDNFKLGFLTKGEIFTIYNLTYMKQTYLLFTFFYNSADWDTFYKNVVWARENVNEGMFIYALTMAVFQRPELKGFVLPPIYEIYPYYFFNTDMIHKAMFKKMYEPKFGFTSNGKYNVVYSNYTAVYPIEYMGEEKLSYFTEDIGLNSYYYYFMMDYPIFMGTNRLNLFKDRRGEQYLYMYQQLLARYYLERQANFLQPLGEFPWEQPIKTGYWPKLSYWNGVPFNGRKDDFTIPKSNYFKFDLLKSYEERIRQVIDLGTYTMPDGTVIDFRKPESIDYLGNMINSNPDSLNDDYFKNIEILTRIAFSGSDFYFTGSKVWPSSLMHFETSLRDPLFYQLYFKIMGFYWHFKDLLPRYTFDELNFKGLEIKNVAFDKLATYFEYYDSDISNIIPMGFSSDKFWDFSVLARQKRINHKPFSYTMDVMSEFAGKGVVRMFMGPKMYDMQQLQHLRKYFFQVDQYLYDFVAGKNTIVRNSRDYYWSVKDRTSYVELYKKIMTAYKGGEKFPLDMSEAHCGFPDRLLLPKGLPSGFEMTFYFVITPYYALKDQELTSYDFSYSCGIGSGSRYMDSLPLGFPLDRDIDFTYFFTKNMYYKNVMVYHFDEMKMNQTY; this is encoded by the exons ATGAGGTGGACTATAGCAGCAGTTGCACTCTGTCTGGTCGCTGTGGCCAGTGCTGGATTCATTCCCACTGGTCAGCGTGCCGTCGGTGATATCAAGTATG CCGACAAAGACTTCTTGATGAAGCAGAAGTTCTTCTTCGAGGTGCTGCGCAACATCCAGCTGCCGCTCATGTTCGAGGAATATCTCCCGTACACCAAAACCTGGATCGCCGATGAATCAAAGTACATCAACTACAACGAGGTGGTGGAGTTCTTCGACAACTTCAAGCTAGGCTTCCTGACCAAGGGTGAGATCTTCACCATCTACAACTTGACGTACATGAAGCAGACCTACCTGCTGTTCACGTTCTTCTACAACTCGGCCGATTGGGACACTTTCTACAAGAACGTCGTTTGGGCTCGTGAAAATGTCAACGAGGGAATGTTCATTTACGCGCTGACCATGGCCGTCTTCCAACGTCCCGAGCTAAAGGGCTTCGTCCTGCCACCTATCTACGAGATCTACCCGTACTATTTCTTCAACACCGACATGATCCACAAGGCCATGTTCAAGAAGATGTACGAGCCCAAGTTTGGCTTCACCAGCAACGGAAAGTACAACGTGGTTTACTCTAATTATACCGCCGTATATCCGATTGAATACATGGGAGAGGAAAAGCTGAGCTATTTCACCGAGGACATCGGACTCAACTCGTACTACTACTACTTCATGATGGACTATCCGATCTTCATGGGCACCAACAGACTCAACCTGTTCAAGGATCGTCGCGGAGAACAGTATCTGTACATGTACCAGCAGCTGCTTGCTCGCTACTACTTGGAGCGCCAAGCCAACTTTTTGCAACCGCTTGGCGAGTTCCCGTGGGAACAACCCATCAAAACCGGATACTGGCCAAAGCTGAGCTACTGGAACGGAGTGCCATTCAACGGTCGCAAAGACGACTTCACCATTCCCAAGTCAAACtacttcaaatttgatttgctcaAGTCTTACGAAGAACGCATTCGTCAAGTGATCGACCTCGGAACCTATACGATGCCCGACGGAACCGTCATCGACTTCCGCAAGCCAGAATCCATCGACTATCTCGGCAACATGATCAACTCGAACCCGGACAGCTTGAACGATGACTATTTCAAGAACATTGAGATCCTCACCCGCATCGCGTTCAGCGGCAGCGATTTTTACTTCACCGGATCCAAGGTCTGGCCAAGCTCCTTGATGCACTTCGAGACGTCGCTGCGTGATCCTCTGTTTTACCAGCTATACTTCAAGATCATGGGCTTCTACTGGCACTTCAAGGATCTGCTTCCACGTTACACCTTCGATGAGCTGAACTTCAAGGGACTAGAAATCAAGAACGTTGCATTCGACAAGCTGGCAACCTACTTCGAGTACTATGATTCGGACATCAGCAACATCATCCCGATGGGCTTCTCGTCGGACAAGTTCTGGGACTTTTCGGTGCTGGCTCGCCAAAAGCGCATCAACCACAAGCCATTCTCGTACACCATGGATGTGATGTCGGAGTTCGCCGGAAAGGGTGTCGTCCGCATGTTCATGGGACCGAAGATGTACGATATGCAGCAGCTGCAGCACCTGAGAAAGTACTTCTTCCAGGTTGATCAGTATCTGTACGACTTTGTGGCTGGAAAGAACACCATCGTGCGCAACTCTCGTGACTATTACTGGAGCGTCAAGGATCGTACCTCGTACGTTGAGCTGTACAAGAAGATCATGACGGCGTACAAGGGAGGTGAAAAGTTCCCGCTGGACATGTCCGAGGCTCACTGTGGCTTCCCGGATCGTCTGCTGCTGCCGAAGGGTCTTCCGTCTGGCTTCGAGATGACGTTCTACTTTGTCATCACTCCGTACTATGCTCTGAAGGACCAGGAACTTACAAGCTATGACTTCTCTTACAGCTGTGGAATTGGCTCTGGATCGCGGTACATGGATAGCTTGCCGCTTGGATTCCCGCTGGATCGTGACATCGACTTTACCTACTTTTTCACGAAGAACATGTACTACAAGAATGTGATGGTGTATCACTTTGACGAGATGAAAATGAATCAAACTTATTGA